The Cloacibacterium sp. TD35 region GGTTTGTTGTAAAGACATCATATTATTTTAATTTTTTATTTAAAATTGAAAATTCTCCAGCAATTCGGCCTCTGGAAAATACTCTGCAAAGGTATTAGATAATTTTGAATTTTTTAATTTTATTACACTATAACTGCCATCGTAAGCATAAATCTCTATTTCGGCGTCATCTCTTAATAAATTACTTTCCCAAATTTCTGGATTCCCTTCTACATAAGGTAAATTCTCTAGGTCTAAAACAATCTCTTTATCCTTTGGGATTGCTGCAAAATATCCATAATTAAACTTGATATCTCTTTGTATTAATTCTAAAAATTTTTCAGCATTGAAGATTTCATAATTGTTGGAAAAATTCTGAATCGGCAAGTCCTTTTCAGGAGAGAGGAAAAGGTAATCTGTTATTAAAAATTGATACTCTTTCAGGTCATTCTCTATTGGTTTTAAGAGTGAACCTAAGTGTGTATGGTAAGTTAAATTTTTAAGTTTTTGGATAATATAATTCATTATTTAGAGTACTCTTTTGGCAAAGAGAAAAGCTTTGTTCCAATATTTTTCGTTCAGCGAAGATACGATTACTCCTTTAGAAGTAGAAGCATGAATGAAGGTAATTTCTCCTCTGTTTTTAATTTCTTTTACGATGCCTACATGCGAAACCACTCTATTTCCATTAGTGGCAAAAAACAACAAATCTCCGGGTTTTGCCTCCCAAATTTCTATTTTTTTTCCTTGTTGTGCTTGGTCTATGGAACGTCTTGGCATTTTCACCTTGTTTTCATTGTATACATTAATGACCAACCCGCTGCAATCTAATCCAGACTTGCTGGTTCCGCCTAGTTTATAAGGAGCTCCTAAGAAATCTTCAGCATCATTTAGGATTTTTTTGACTTGATAAGAATTTTGACCTTCAAATTTGGAGGTTAGGTTTCTAAGGTTCTCTGTGGAAGTGTTAGGTTTGTGAGACACCGTTTTACGAGAACCACAAGAAATTACCGTGAGTATCAATACGACTAGAAAAAGTATTCTTTTATTCATGATTCAGTTTTCCCTCTTTTTTGGATATTACAGTGATTTATTCATTATTAGAATACATCGCTTATAACACCCTTTGTTTACTACTTTTATACAAATATAACATTAATTATTTATATATCAACTATACTATAACTATACTACAACTATACATTAAAGTTGTGCATGTCATGAGTATTCCTTACTTTTGATATTCATTTGATTAACCCATGGCAAGATACAAGAGCATTTTACAATTTCAGGGGTCTATAGATGGTTTGGTTTTTTATGAACTGAACGGAGTTTCTGTGGTGCGCAAGAAAAGTGGTTTTAATCGAGATGATTTTAAAACCAAGGAAAACTATGCTCGAGTAAGAGAAAACAGCAGTGAGTTTGGGCATTGTTCTAAAACGGGGAAAATGCTCAGAAATGCAATTTATCCTTACTATAAAAAATGTGGAGACCGATATCTATATCAGAAATTCGCACAATTGATGACCGCGATTAAAGATTTGGACAACGTTTCTGAACGTGGAAAAAGGACTGTTTACCAAGGTTTGAAAACCACAGAAGGGAAAAAATTACTATCTTCTTTTGTATTTGGGAAGATTCCTTCGGCGAAGGATTTTATTAAAAAAACAAGTTATGATGAGGGGATTTCTGTACAGCTCAATACACCACTCACTCTACCCTCTCTGCATTTGGTTTCTATTTTACCGAATTACGAAAGTTACCATTTTGAAGTTCAAGAGGAAAAAGTTAGTGTTGATAATGGTATTTTCACCTTTGGTTCTTATTTCCAAGAGGAGGAAGCTTTGCAGTTTGTTGCTATTTATGATGGCGAGGAGATTCTTGGGATGGGGTTTTTAACCTAAATGGTTTTACACGCAAAGATTTTTTTTATTCTCATTATGTTTTTAAGGGAGCAAAGTTGGCGAAATTCATTCGCTTTGAAGTGGGGTGGAAAGTCTGCTTATTTTCTTTCACAAAGTTCACTGAGATGGGGTGAAATGATTGCGTTTTTGAGCACACTGAGGAACATCAGAGATGTTCTGTGAAGCCCTCTATAATTTGAGATTCCTAGGGAATGACAAAGTGGCTTCGACGCCGCTCAGCCACCGGGCTTCGATAACAATCAGCCACCAGGAAAAGTGGTGAGAGGTAAGAGATGCGAGTTAAGAAGTGCAAGTATTTCTATCACAAAGTTCACGGAGATGGGGTGAAATGATGGCGTTTTTGAGGGCTCTAAGGAACATCGGAGATGTTCTGGAAACCTTCTATAATTTGAGATTCCTACGGAATGACAAAGTGGCTTCGACAGGCTATTAGATTTGCAAAAGAAAAAGTAACTTTAAATATTAATTTAAGTTATACTGATACCAGAGGCGCTATGGTGAACTAGTTCGACTAATAAATAAGACTTATACTGAGCATTAGACCTTAGCGCCTTTTAGGTTCTTGAACCATTTAGAATTTTAAGTTTCTAGACTTAGTAATAGCGTTAGTTAGAACCTTGCTGGAAATCAGAATGACCTTTCAATTGTAAATTTATGAAAAATCTATTTATTGGAATTGATATTTCCAAAGAGGTATTTGATTATTGTGCTATTGATGAGCAAAACCAAATAATCATCAATAAACAAGTTGCCCCAAATTCCAAAGATGGAATTGAAAAATTTTGTCAAAAACTTGACCAATTAAAAGAGTATTCTATCTGGATTGCCATGGAACACACTGGGCATTATGGAAGTTTACTATGTTATGAGTTCTCTATTCGTCAACTTTGTTATTCCTTAATCAATCCTTTAGAAATGAAACATGCTACTGGAATTAGCAGAGGAAAAACTGATGCAGTAGATGCTTGGAGAATCGCAAGTTATGCTTTAGCTAATAAACATAAACTAAAACCATACATATTACCAGCAAAAGAACTTAGAAAACTCAAAATATTAATGAGTTCTAGAGAACGTTTGGTTAAAGTCCATGTACAAATGAAAAACGGTTTAAAAAGCTTAGAAATAGAAGCAAAAATAATCTCTCTAAAGTCTCACACTCAAGAAATGGAGCGAATCATTCTTCAAATAGAAAAAT contains the following coding sequences:
- a CDS encoding IS110 family transposase — translated: MKNLFIGIDISKEVFDYCAIDEQNQIIINKQVAPNSKDGIEKFCQKLDQLKEYSIWIAMEHTGHYGSLLCYEFSIRQLCYSLINPLEMKHATGISRGKTDAVDAWRIASYALANKHKLKPYILPAKELRKLKILMSSRERLVKVHVQMKNGLKSLEIEAKIISLKSHTQEMERIILQIEKSILSTEKQMREIIIQNDELKNNFQKITSVIGVGEITAIKCILETDNFTKFNNPRKFSCHCGLAPFKYQSGSSIRGKTKTSSLCDKSLKSILFKAACSAIQHDPQLKNYYLRKTSEGKHKLSVINAVASKIVLRIFAVSKRKQNFVKLFN
- a CDS encoding C40 family peptidase; amino-acid sequence: MNKRILFLVVLILTVISCGSRKTVSHKPNTSTENLRNLTSKFEGQNSYQVKKILNDAEDFLGAPYKLGGTSKSGLDCSGLVINVYNENKVKMPRRSIDQAQQGKKIEIWEAKPGDLLFFATNGNRVVSHVGIVKEIKNRGEITFIHASTSKGVIVSSLNEKYWNKAFLFAKRVL